The sequence CAAAATGAAAAAGAAAATCTTAGTGCTATGCACAGGTAATAGTTGCAGAAGTCAAATAGCAGAAGCATATTTACGCTATTTTGCAGGAGATAAAGCAGATATTTATAGTGCAGGAGTTGAAACTCACGGAGTAAATCCAAAAGCAATTACCACTATGAAAGAAGACGGAATTGATATATCCAGCCACACATCAAACAACATTGACGAATACAAAAACATAGATTTTGACTTTGTAATAACTGTCTGCGACAACGCTAAAGAACGATGCCCCTATTTTCCGACCAAAGCCAAGAAATTTCATCACAACTTTCCCGACCCTGTAAAAGCAATAGGAACAGACGAAGAAATCAATGAACAATTCAGAAAAGTCCGAGAAGAAATAAAGAAGTACAGTAAGGATTTTGTAGATAAAAAATTGTAAATGAAAGGAGTATGCTGATAACAGCGGTAGCTGT is a genomic window of Bacteroidia bacterium containing:
- a CDS encoding arsenate reductase ArsC; translated protein: MKKKILVLCTGNSCRSQIAEAYLRYFAGDKADIYSAGVETHGVNPKAITTMKEDGIDISSHTSNNIDEYKNIDFDFVITVCDNAKERCPYFPTKAKKFHHNFPDPVKAIGTDEEINEQFRKVREEIKKYSKDFVDKKL